The following proteins are co-located in the Gordonia polyisoprenivorans genome:
- a CDS encoding substrate-binding domain-containing protein, translating to MASPVVLRGDDATLDVALAVPLSGPAGMFGPSCEASAELAVADVNAAGGILDRQVRVHLVDAGAPLDRLSDTVDRLVTTGRVESVIGWHLSNARNVITPHTAGRVPYVYTTFYEGGEDADGVYMVGETPDQQLFPAIRWLRENRGIRRWCVIGNDYVWPRVTSARTRDFLRGVHMDFVGDHFVPLRGRDFGPALQMIADTRPDGVLVLMVGADAAAFHRAFAAAGLDARHIRLSMMIGEDVLCGCGAEATHDLYTACGYFESVVTPEGLEFGSRYERRFGRTAPALNNIGESCYEGLMLLAALARAAGSLDTATIGRTTRGVTYSGPRGEVELRGRHTRQPVYLARADHLAFDVITELTA from the coding sequence GTGGCCTCACCAGTGGTTCTCAGAGGCGACGACGCCACCCTCGACGTCGCTCTCGCAGTGCCGCTGAGCGGTCCGGCCGGCATGTTCGGTCCCTCGTGCGAAGCGAGTGCCGAACTGGCCGTCGCCGATGTCAACGCGGCCGGTGGCATCCTCGACCGCCAGGTTCGGGTGCATCTCGTCGATGCGGGTGCGCCCCTGGACCGGTTGTCGGACACCGTCGACCGTCTCGTCACCACCGGACGCGTGGAGAGTGTGATCGGGTGGCACCTGTCCAACGCGCGCAACGTGATCACCCCGCACACGGCCGGGCGGGTGCCATACGTGTACACGACGTTCTACGAGGGCGGCGAGGACGCCGACGGCGTGTACATGGTGGGTGAGACCCCCGATCAGCAGTTGTTCCCGGCCATCCGCTGGCTGCGCGAGAACCGAGGAATCCGACGCTGGTGCGTGATTGGCAACGACTACGTGTGGCCTCGCGTGACCTCTGCACGTACCCGCGACTTTCTCCGTGGCGTGCACATGGACTTCGTCGGCGACCACTTCGTCCCGCTGCGCGGCCGGGATTTCGGGCCTGCATTGCAGATGATTGCCGATACCCGCCCCGACGGGGTGCTCGTCCTCATGGTCGGCGCCGACGCCGCCGCATTCCACCGCGCGTTCGCCGCGGCGGGTCTCGACGCCCGGCACATCCGACTGTCGATGATGATCGGTGAGGACGTGCTGTGCGGCTGCGGCGCCGAGGCCACCCACGACCTCTACACGGCGTGCGGATACTTCGAAAGTGTGGTCACCCCTGAAGGTCTCGAGTTCGGGTCCCGATACGAGCGTCGATTCGGTCGAACGGCACCGGCATTGAACAACATCGGCGAATCCTGTTACGAGGGTCTGATGTTGCTCGCGGCGCTGGCCCGGGCCGCGGGCTCCCTCGACACCGCCACGATCGGCCGAACGACGCGCGGCGTGACCTACAGCGGACCGCGCGGCGAGGTCGAACTCCGTGGCCGGCACACCCGTCAGCCGGTGTACCTCGCGCGAGCCGACCACCTCGCGTTCGACGTGATCACCGAACTGACCGCCTGA
- a CDS encoding IS3 family transposase (programmed frameshift) has translation MAASGSMRYSAELKRDAVDMVEQLVAQGSTEWAAMGKTADLLGVGSAERVRQWVRKAPSSAAGGGAANAVSEEIRRLKREVAELKRANGILKAASGFLRGRDRPATPLIVKFIRAHQGHRVGADGLVWGVDSMCAVLCEHGISIAPSTYYEHINRGPSARMLADAQVIDAIFTLRQKRPLMRVLGSRKMWIVLRSGGIDVSRCTVERVMREMGWRGASKKKRVRTTIPDSAASRPADLVDRQFYAAAPNRLWVADFTYCRTESGWAYTAFVIDVFARKIVGWKVASEMTVNLVTDAINKAIDSRKRCGVVDLTNLIHHSGAGSQYTAIVFGQRLAEEGIAASIGSIGDSYDNALAESVNSDYKNELVDNQPRFHGATELSLGTAEWVAFYNRERPHSYCDDLTPDHAERLHYDRMRTLNPEEALTT, from the exons ATGGCAGCGTCTGGATCGATGCGGTATTCGGCGGAGTTGAAGCGCGACGCGGTGGACATGGTCGAGCAGTTGGTGGCCCAGGGCTCCACCGAGTGGGCGGCGATGGGCAAGACCGCGGACTTGTTGGGAGTCGGCTCGGCGGAGAGAGTTCGGCAGTGGGTGCGTAAGGCGCCGTCGTCCGCCGCTGGCGGTGGTGCAGCGAACGCTGTCAGCGAGGAGATTCGACGGCTCAAGCGCGAGGTGGCCGAGCTCAAACGGGCCAACGGGATCTTGAAGGCGGCGTCGG GCTTTCTTCGCGGCCGAGATCGACCGGCCACACCGCTAATTGTGAAGTTCATCCGCGCTCACCAGGGACATCGGGTGGGTGCGGATGGCCTTGTCTGGGGCGTCGATTCGATGTGCGCCGTGCTCTGCGAGCACGGTATCAGCATCGCCCCTTCCACCTACTACGAACACATCAACCGCGGTCCGAGCGCCCGTATGCTCGCCGACGCACAGGTCATCGATGCGATCTTCACTTTGCGTCAGAAGCGCCCGCTGATGCGGGTTCTGGGTTCACGCAAGATGTGGATAGTGTTGCGCAGCGGAGGTATTGATGTCTCCCGATGCACTGTTGAACGAGTGATGCGCGAGATGGGATGGCGTGGCGCGAGTAAGAAGAAGCGGGTGCGGACGACCATCCCGGACTCGGCAGCGTCGCGGCCAGCAGATCTGGTCGACAGACAGTTCTATGCTGCGGCTCCAAATCGGTTGTGGGTAGCCGATTTTACGTACTGCCGCACCGAGTCGGGGTGGGCGTACACGGCGTTCGTCATCGATGTGTTCGCCCGCAAGATTGTCGGCTGGAAAGTGGCCTCGGAAATGACGGTGAACCTGGTGACTGACGCTATCAACAAGGCGATCGACAGCCGAAAGCGTTGCGGTGTAGTTGATTTAACGAATCTCATACACCATTCAGGCGCGGGATCGCAATACACGGCGATTGTGTTTGGGCAGCGGTTGGCCGAGGAGGGAATCGCGGCTTCTATTGGCAGCATCGGAGATAGCTACGACAACGCGCTGGCGGAATCGGTGAACTCTGACTACAAGAACGAACTCGTCGACAACCAGCCGCGATTTCACGGCGCGACCGAACTGTCACTGGGCACGGCCGAATGGGTGGCGTTCTACAACCGGGAACGGCCACACAGCTACTGCGACGACCTCACCCCCGACCACGCCGAGCGACTCCATTACGATCGCATGCGCACCCTCAATCCGGAGGAGGCACTCACAACCTGA
- a CDS encoding SMI1/KNR4 family protein, giving the protein MTDLIHTQLELHQRLIDAGIYLHGPSALHPPATPGQIAAAEDRLGSELSPQHRELLMITNGWYEQHGFNSILSTEELGDPRIQPGMDLPISYQPDEPGTWAARMYYRNACFDLSEPADTQAELSLPANLDDWRQLYPIADGADSGGQILAHSNATTHPAIYSTCRRPPYQQFDDLIGYLNWCIADDQATLESC; this is encoded by the coding sequence TTGACAGACCTGATTCACACACAACTGGAGCTCCATCAGCGGCTCATAGATGCAGGGATCTACCTGCACGGGCCGTCGGCGCTGCACCCGCCAGCCACCCCGGGACAAATCGCAGCAGCGGAAGATCGGCTCGGTAGTGAATTATCTCCGCAACACCGCGAGTTGCTGATGATCACCAACGGCTGGTACGAACAGCACGGTTTCAATTCGATTCTGAGCACTGAGGAGCTCGGCGATCCGCGCATCCAGCCAGGCATGGACCTCCCCATCAGTTACCAACCAGACGAGCCCGGTACGTGGGCAGCGCGTATGTACTACCGAAATGCGTGTTTCGACCTCTCAGAGCCCGCTGATACACAGGCCGAACTATCTCTTCCAGCAAACCTCGACGATTGGCGGCAGCTCTATCCAATAGCTGACGGTGCCGACAGCGGGGGACAGATCCTCGCCCACAGCAACGCCACCACGCATCCCGCGATCTACAGCACCTGCCGCAGGCCTCCCTACCAGCAGTTCGACGACCTCATCGGATATCTGAACTGGTGCATCGCAGACGATCAGGCAACACTCGAATCCTGTTAA
- a CDS encoding MarR family winged helix-turn-helix transcriptional regulator encodes MSTAPNARAAAVEELSRLLNAAAAQLDSAVSAELDGLTTAQWHVLAALEGGVGRSMSELAAVTLVPGPSLTRLIDGMIDDNLVHRRPDETDRRRVVVFATRRGAMLHSRSKARIARSSAVARVIDDADGPGARLASALGALGAMDLTG; translated from the coding sequence ATGTCCACTGCCCCGAACGCGCGTGCCGCTGCCGTCGAGGAGCTGTCGCGTCTGCTGAATGCTGCTGCGGCCCAACTCGACTCCGCGGTCAGTGCAGAACTCGACGGCCTCACGACGGCGCAGTGGCACGTTCTGGCGGCTCTGGAGGGCGGGGTGGGCAGGTCGATGTCGGAACTGGCTGCAGTCACCTTGGTGCCCGGGCCGAGTCTGACCCGGCTGATCGACGGGATGATCGACGACAACCTCGTGCACCGGCGGCCCGACGAGACCGACCGACGCAGAGTAGTGGTCTTCGCCACCCGACGGGGCGCGATGCTCCATTCGCGGTCCAAGGCGCGCATCGCGCGCTCGTCCGCGGTTGCCAGGGTGATCGACGACGCCGACGGGCCGGGGGCCCGACTGGCGAGTGCTCTTGGCGCCCTTGGGGCGATGGATCTGACCGGCTGA
- a CDS encoding TetR-like C-terminal domain-containing protein, whose translation MEGIAELEAAFVEVGELAADPAAELFGMAQSVRELAQSNVHLYDLMFGLSIRGTYRPTPTNITDPPGRFAPCYRMMRAASGRLVGTGRLQPLSADNVAAELMSVVHGFVTLEASGHFDGHLDPAHTVLRPLCARVLVGMGDDPERAASSVDNAVRWWADRKGFGTRIR comes from the coding sequence ATGGAGGGTATCGCCGAGCTGGAGGCCGCTTTCGTCGAGGTCGGCGAGCTTGCCGCTGATCCCGCCGCCGAACTGTTTGGAATGGCGCAGAGCGTGCGCGAACTCGCGCAGTCGAACGTGCACCTCTACGACCTCATGTTCGGGTTGTCGATACGCGGTACGTACCGCCCCACGCCCACGAACATCACCGATCCGCCCGGCCGGTTCGCGCCGTGTTACAGGATGATGCGCGCAGCGTCAGGCCGTCTGGTCGGCACCGGTCGACTGCAACCGCTGTCCGCCGACAACGTCGCCGCCGAACTGATGAGTGTGGTCCACGGGTTCGTCACCCTGGAAGCGTCTGGCCACTTCGACGGGCACCTAGACCCGGCGCACACCGTCCTACGCCCGCTGTGCGCGCGCGTTCTCGTCGGGATGGGGGACGATCCTGAGCGCGCCGCGAGCAGCGTGGACAACGCGGTGCGGTGGTGGGCGGACCGCAAGGGTTTCGGCACGCGCATCAGATGA
- a CDS encoding TetR/AcrR family transcriptional regulator: MLADHGPSAIKARSVAELAGTSATTLYYHLGGIPELLAAVAREGFAALERSFAQMSATDDPVADLMAMASACRGHAQGNPHLYDLMFGLSTRGSYRPNRPISAVTDVHPFHSAYQLCVDAGHRLIGSGRIRAQDDAELLIAQLWSAVHGFIELELAGNFSDYDDPLVDVLLELTVNVMVGFGDSRESALRSGLDGVARYRVWESRV; encoded by the coding sequence ATGCTCGCAGACCACGGTCCGTCCGCGATCAAGGCGCGATCGGTGGCCGAGTTGGCCGGCACGTCGGCGACGACGTTGTACTACCACCTCGGGGGTATCCCTGAACTCCTCGCCGCAGTCGCGCGCGAGGGATTCGCAGCGCTCGAGCGCTCGTTCGCGCAGATGTCGGCTACTGACGACCCTGTTGCCGACCTGATGGCCATGGCGTCGGCATGCCGAGGCCACGCTCAGGGGAACCCGCACCTCTACGACCTGATGTTCGGACTGTCAACACGTGGCAGTTACAGGCCGAACCGGCCGATTTCCGCGGTGACCGACGTCCACCCGTTTCATTCTGCATACCAGCTCTGTGTCGACGCCGGGCATCGTCTGATCGGGAGTGGGCGAATTCGCGCACAGGATGACGCGGAACTGCTCATTGCGCAGTTGTGGAGCGCTGTCCACGGCTTCATCGAGCTCGAGCTCGCCGGAAACTTCAGCGATTACGACGACCCGCTGGTGGACGTGCTCCTCGAACTGACGGTCAATGTAATGGTCGGATTCGGCGACTCCCGTGAGTCGGCACTCCGCTCGGGTTTGGATGGGGTTGCGCGATACAGGGTGTGGGAATCGCGTGTATGA
- a CDS encoding DNA adenine methylase, with translation MSSGVLPPFIYYGGKGRLAARIAAMLPEHTQYVEPFAGSLAVLLAKAPARLETVNDLDGDLMLFWRMLRDHPDELARVCALTPHSRAERDAALDRPAGLDDLERARRVWVCLSQGRSGTLRPTGWRFTVDDTAKVPMPRVLTSYVDRMTAAADRIRTVSLENRPALELIEAYGRHRNTVLYVDPPYLAQTRSVGGAHNYRHEMPRTDQHNELAAALTACRASVVLSGYPSPLYDELYRGWHRYALDSSTSQGGTHQHRTEVNHPGFRAVSLVGYRVVARALTPASSPVGPGCGAVGWVPPVFGLAGPEPPLPSPTAGGCGAVCPGTVTMGVPLPSPGPGPILEPTCGPPEPAPFAPVVGAGVLVVGWKVLVGTLMHGQFEPYWARI, from the coding sequence ATGTCGAGTGGGGTGCTGCCGCCGTTCATCTACTACGGCGGGAAGGGCCGTCTGGCTGCCCGGATCGCCGCCATGCTGCCTGAGCACACCCAGTACGTCGAGCCGTTCGCCGGCAGTCTCGCGGTGCTGCTCGCCAAGGCACCCGCCCGGCTGGAGACTGTCAACGACCTCGACGGTGACCTGATGCTGTTCTGGCGGATGCTGCGCGATCACCCGGACGAGCTGGCCCGGGTCTGCGCCCTGACACCGCACTCGCGGGCCGAGCGGGACGCCGCGCTGGACCGACCTGCAGGCCTCGACGATCTCGAACGGGCCCGGCGAGTGTGGGTGTGCCTGTCGCAGGGCCGGTCCGGGACGCTACGGCCCACGGGGTGGCGGTTCACCGTCGACGACACCGCCAAGGTGCCCATGCCGCGGGTCTTGACCAGCTACGTCGACCGGATGACCGCGGCCGCCGACCGCATCCGCACCGTCTCTTTGGAGAACCGTCCGGCACTGGAACTCATCGAGGCCTACGGCCGGCACCGTAACACCGTGCTCTACGTCGATCCGCCCTACCTCGCTCAGACTCGCAGTGTCGGCGGCGCCCACAACTACCGGCACGAAATGCCCCGAACCGACCAGCACAACGAACTCGCCGCCGCACTCACCGCATGCCGTGCGAGCGTGGTCCTCAGCGGATATCCCAGCCCGCTCTACGACGAGCTCTATCGGGGCTGGCACCGCTACGCACTCGACTCGTCAACAAGTCAGGGCGGCACCCATCAACACCGCACCGAAGTGAACCACCCCGGGTTTCGTGCCGTTTCGTTGGTGGGCTACCGGGTGGTAGCTAGGGCCTTGACCCCGGCATCGTCGCCTGTCGGTCCCGGTTGCGGTGCTGTGGGCTGGGTACCGCCAGTGTTCGGGTTGGCCGGCCCCGAACCGCCGTTACCGTCACCGACCGCGGGTGGTTGTGGGGCGGTTTGTCCGGGGACGGTCACGATGGGTGTGCCGTTACCTTCGCCGGGGCCGGGCCCGATATTGGAACCGACCTGCGGGCCACCCGAGCCCGCACCATTCGCACCGGTCGTGGGTGCCGGGGTGTTGGTGGTTGGTTGGAAGGTGTTGGTGGGCACGCTGATGCACGGCCAGTTCGAGCCGTACTGGGCGCGCATCTGA
- a CDS encoding suppressor of fused domain protein, with amino-acid sequence MSDSTSDAINRYLVDSLGGTPQRASVTFLGVEPIDVVRVVLGTEVVYVTVGCARHPMTDPSDLNPDPVRGPRAELVVRMHAGTALPGLHRRLATLAAAPAVEGLVLVADALLDLGEPLWDGAPFTAVMVSDDDLGTLGLPAPMDPVRFLRAIPITANEAAWLRLKGVEALREAWAEADTDLADPARSAATL; translated from the coding sequence GTGAGCGACTCCACCAGCGATGCCATCAACCGATACCTCGTCGACTCGCTCGGCGGGACGCCGCAGCGTGCGTCGGTGACCTTTCTCGGGGTTGAGCCGATCGATGTGGTGCGCGTTGTTCTCGGCACCGAGGTCGTTTACGTCACGGTCGGTTGTGCGCGGCATCCGATGACCGATCCGTCCGACCTCAATCCGGACCCGGTGCGCGGCCCGCGGGCCGAACTGGTCGTTCGTATGCACGCCGGTACTGCGCTGCCGGGCCTGCATCGACGGCTGGCGACACTGGCCGCGGCCCCGGCCGTCGAGGGCTTGGTGCTGGTGGCCGACGCGCTCCTCGATCTCGGCGAACCACTCTGGGATGGTGCGCCTTTCACCGCAGTCATGGTCTCCGACGATGATCTCGGCACGCTGGGGTTACCGGCACCGATGGACCCGGTGCGGTTTCTGCGGGCGATCCCGATCACCGCGAACGAAGCGGCGTGGCTGCGCCTCAAGGGTGTCGAAGCGTTGCGTGAGGCGTGGGCCGAGGCCGATACCGACCTCGCCGACCCGGCGCGGTCGGCGGCCACATTGTGA
- a CDS encoding winged helix-turn-helix transcriptional regulator codes for MRTYGQYCGLARSLEVVGDRWNLLIVRELLIAPARYRDLIQGLPGIATNLLADRLRDLETAGVIERRLAGEGSAVEYALTPWGAELRQPIASLIRWSTPLMLRGPDGDTFRLEWLTLAVPALLESRVPIRPRPAVGLDVGGPLLQLHATDHGFDVGPRVERDLAAVLRTEPAFVLGLAANALSLDDANAAGLIEIDGDEWTVRGYFTDETVK; via the coding sequence ATGAGAACTTATGGCCAGTACTGCGGGCTTGCTCGTTCTCTCGAAGTCGTGGGTGACCGATGGAACCTGCTCATCGTCCGTGAGCTGCTCATCGCTCCGGCCCGGTACCGCGACCTAATCCAGGGGCTCCCTGGCATCGCCACCAACCTGCTCGCCGACCGGCTCCGAGACCTCGAGACCGCGGGCGTCATCGAACGGCGACTCGCCGGTGAAGGCAGCGCCGTCGAATACGCACTGACCCCGTGGGGTGCCGAGCTACGTCAGCCGATCGCGAGCCTGATTCGCTGGTCCACCCCACTCATGCTCCGCGGCCCCGACGGTGACACCTTCCGCCTCGAGTGGCTCACCCTGGCCGTCCCCGCGCTCCTCGAGTCGCGAGTCCCGATCCGCCCGCGACCAGCTGTCGGCCTCGACGTCGGCGGTCCACTACTTCAACTCCACGCGACAGATCACGGCTTCGATGTCGGCCCCCGCGTCGAACGTGACCTCGCTGCAGTCCTGCGCACCGAGCCCGCGTTTGTCCTCGGCCTAGCCGCCAACGCACTGAGTCTCGACGACGCGAACGCCGCCGGGCTAATCGAGATCGACGGCGACGAATGGACCGTGCGCGGGTACTTCACCGACGAGACTGTCAAATGA
- a CDS encoding alpha/beta hydrolase yields the protein MLISEKVPSPRRETIRFASGDSFCGAWLYTPTNTSSGRPLPVVVMGHGMGATREMGLEPFAKRFAAEGIAVVAFTYRNFGDSGGTARQLVSVTSQLEDWESALSFVSSDARFDSTRIGIWGTSFGGGHAITVASRHPELRAAVAQCPFTDGTASAGVSDFSTTVAMMARVGLDQLARFGARGSTLPIAAAPGHMALMNTPDALNGYQGLIPADFHWTNHVAARSLPNIIRYRPGRSAKKIAIPILFCVSTTDSVAPPEKTLHYAEQAPHGDIKTYTAGHFDFYLGSAQQQLATDQAAFLRKFLLGEDTAEERAEVRTKSNGGRQQ from the coding sequence GTGTTGATATCCGAGAAAGTGCCCTCCCCCCGTCGCGAGACGATTCGCTTTGCATCAGGCGACAGCTTCTGCGGGGCATGGCTCTACACGCCGACGAACACATCCAGCGGGCGGCCACTGCCCGTCGTCGTCATGGGCCACGGAATGGGTGCCACCCGCGAGATGGGCCTGGAGCCATTTGCTAAGCGGTTTGCCGCTGAGGGAATCGCTGTTGTCGCGTTCACGTACAGGAACTTCGGCGACAGTGGCGGGACTGCGCGGCAACTCGTGTCGGTCACCAGTCAGCTCGAAGACTGGGAGTCGGCGCTGTCGTTCGTATCGTCAGACGCGCGTTTCGACTCGACGCGTATCGGCATCTGGGGCACATCGTTCGGTGGGGGGCACGCGATCACCGTGGCGTCGCGACATCCCGAACTGCGGGCCGCAGTTGCACAATGCCCGTTCACAGACGGCACGGCGTCAGCCGGGGTCTCTGACTTCTCGACGACCGTCGCCATGATGGCCCGGGTCGGCCTGGATCAACTCGCACGCTTCGGCGCGCGCGGATCGACGCTGCCTATCGCTGCCGCGCCTGGTCACATGGCGTTGATGAACACCCCGGACGCACTGAACGGATATCAGGGCCTCATTCCGGCCGACTTTCACTGGACAAATCATGTCGCGGCGCGGAGTTTGCCGAACATAATCCGATATCGGCCCGGGCGGTCCGCGAAAAAAATCGCCATTCCCATTCTTTTCTGTGTCAGTACAACCGATTCAGTCGCCCCCCCGGAGAAAACGCTCCACTACGCCGAACAAGCGCCGCATGGCGACATCAAGACCTACACAGCCGGACATTTCGACTTCTATCTCGGTTCCGCGCAACAACAACTCGCGACAGATCAAGCCGCATTTCTGCGGAAGTTTCTCCTAGGAGAGGACACGGCTGAAGAACGAGCCGAGGTTCGCACGAAGAGCAACGGTGGCAGGCAGCAGTGA
- the fmdA gene encoding formamidase, with product MPELLFPLDSAKPFTEQRHIGHNRWHPDIPPAVTVKPGDTFRAHCREWFDGAIHNDDSADDILNAPLNNVHTLSGPFAIEGAEPGDLLIVDILDVGPIPQEDSGPLAGQGWGYTGIFAKLNGGGFLTEQFPDAYKAIWDFAGQSATSRHVPHVKYTGIVHPGLMGTAPSAELLGRWNAREAALIATDPNRVPPLALPPEPDGAILGSLTGDEFTRVAGEGARTAPPRENGGNQDIKNLTKGTRVFYPVFVPGANLSFGDLHFSQGDGEITFCGAIEMGGFMDLHVDLIKGGMETYGVSENAIFMPGNTDPQYSQWIAFSGTSVTLDGEQRYLDSDLSYQRACLHAINYLTKFGYSPEQAYLLLGSAPIEGRLSGVVDIPNSCATVYIPTAIFDFPVAPSASGPVQIDPGMGAPHSAF from the coding sequence ATGCCCGAGCTTCTCTTTCCCCTCGATTCCGCGAAGCCCTTCACCGAGCAGCGTCACATCGGGCACAACCGTTGGCATCCCGACATCCCGCCCGCGGTGACCGTCAAGCCCGGGGACACCTTTCGCGCGCATTGCCGGGAATGGTTCGACGGCGCGATCCACAATGACGACTCCGCCGACGACATCCTCAACGCGCCACTCAACAACGTCCACACCTTGTCGGGTCCGTTCGCGATCGAGGGCGCCGAGCCCGGTGACCTGTTGATCGTCGACATCCTCGACGTCGGGCCCATCCCGCAGGAGGATTCGGGACCGCTGGCAGGTCAGGGCTGGGGGTATACCGGTATCTTCGCAAAGCTCAACGGTGGCGGTTTTCTCACCGAGCAGTTTCCCGACGCCTACAAGGCGATCTGGGACTTCGCCGGCCAGTCGGCCACGAGTCGCCATGTGCCGCATGTGAAGTACACGGGTATCGTCCATCCCGGTCTGATGGGCACGGCGCCGTCGGCGGAGTTGCTCGGCCGGTGGAATGCGCGCGAAGCCGCACTCATCGCCACCGATCCGAACCGCGTGCCCCCGCTGGCACTTCCGCCTGAGCCCGACGGCGCGATCCTCGGATCGCTGACCGGTGACGAGTTCACGCGGGTCGCGGGTGAGGGAGCGCGCACCGCTCCCCCGCGCGAGAACGGCGGAAACCAGGACATCAAGAACCTCACCAAGGGCACCCGCGTCTTCTATCCGGTCTTCGTGCCGGGCGCCAACCTGTCCTTCGGCGATCTGCATTTCTCCCAGGGCGACGGCGAGATCACCTTCTGCGGTGCCATCGAGATGGGTGGTTTCATGGATCTCCATGTCGATCTGATCAAGGGCGGGATGGAGACCTACGGCGTGAGCGAGAACGCGATCTTTATGCCGGGCAACACCGATCCGCAGTATTCGCAGTGGATCGCCTTCTCGGGCACGTCGGTCACCCTCGACGGTGAGCAGCGGTATCTCGACTCGGACCTTTCCTACCAGCGTGCATGTCTGCATGCCATCAACTATCTGACGAAGTTCGGGTACAGCCCCGAGCAGGCTTATCTGCTGCTGGGCTCGGCGCCGATCGAGGGACGCCTCTCGGGAGTGGTCGACATACCCAATTCCTGTGCAACCGTGTATATCCCGACCGCGATTTTCGACTTCCCGGTGGCCCCGTCGGCGTCGGGACCGGTGCAGATCGACCCGGGGATGGGCGCGCCGCATTCGGCGTTCTAG